CGACAGCACATTGCCCAGACCGGTAAAGGTGATCCCCCTGGTTATGCGTTTAGGCATATCATCGAGTTTTAATAATTCACCCACGGATTGTATTGAACCAAGGTCATTTATGGCTAAGGCTAAAAAGCAAATCAGAAACGAAAGCAGCAAACCAGGCTCCAAAGATATTTCGAAAGTGATGTCTTTAAAAGAAGAGGCCAGCAATTGATAACCGCCGGTTTCCAATCCAACCGCCTGCGGAGACAGCACCGAATAGGCCAGTGTGCCGATAAGCATGGCCCAGATAATTAAAGTTGATTTCCATATGCCGGTTAAAAACTTGTTGGCGACAAACATTAAAAAGACCAGGATAAAAGCAAACGATAGATTAAACAGGGAAGATACTCCGCTGCCTGAAGGCGGCAGTATCATATTCATGATCGTGGGCGTAAGAGTAAAGGCTATGAGCAACAAGATCGCCGCCACCACCCGGATCGTGAAAAACTTTTTCAAATGGGCAAACAGACCGGTGAGACTAAATAAGGTAAGTATAATACCCCCGATAAAAATAGCTGAATAAATAGCGTTAATACTGCTTCCCCGGCCCGCTAAAACACCAATGAGCAGCACTGCCGCCGGACCCACAATCAGCGGCAGGCGATGCCCCCACAGCAACTGAACCAGCATAACCAGACCCGTAATAAAAAATAATTTCTGCACATAGATGATCTGTTCCCCCGGATTATCAAAATGCAACACTGCCACTACCTGGCCGATAATTATAATTGTGGGAATAGAAATAGCCAGCCACTGTAAGCTGAGCAGCAGCAATTCCGTCAAGGGAGGAGACTCATCCAAATCGTATTTTAATTTTATTTGATTCAAAAAGATCACCCGGCTCTCTATGTAATTATTGCAACATATGCAATCACAATCAGTTAATTGTATTTTATAGCTTTTTGCAAAATTGTTCAAAGTTCAAACCAATAACAATAAAGCCCGACTCCTTTTTACGGAAGTGGGCATTCAGGAAGAGAAATCGCTTTGCAAGGTTCTCCAATCGCCGTTTTCATGGTAGTATTTATTAAATACATAAACCTTGCCGTTATGAATATTTTAGATGCTATACAAAAAACGGGCGCAAGCGGATTTCCAGGATTAGCTCAGCTAATTCCGTTATGCACCGCAGGCAAAAAAATTGTAATTATAGCCAGAATAATAACCAGAAAATAGAAACCTCTTATTTAGAACACCTGCCCTTTCCGGAAAGTTACCAAAGTGCGCCAAACCTTCCGGTACATTTTATTATTATTGTAAAGGGTATTTATTAAATTAATATTAGAGAAATATTAATTATTTTTTATATTTACATGGCGGTAAATAACATTGAAGCAAGTTCTAAAACTCAGGGGGAGATTCAACTCCCCCTGAATTTTAGAACTGCAAATGCATGACTTAATTGGCATTGTACTCCCACTTATAGAAGTGAGAGACTTACCCGCGCCAAGTTAGTCAGGTTAAATAAATCATGGAAGGAGTATAAACCCATTGCTGCAACAATTTAAAACGCTTATTGAAAAAAACAGAAGCTATCGCCGGTATCAACAGAATTTTTTAGTCGATTACCAGGTGTTGGAGGATTTGGTTAGCCTGGCTGGATTATCGGCTTCCACGGCCAACAAACAACCTCTTAAATACGTCATCTCCAACAAAGTCCAAACCAACCGGCAAATTTTTTCCACCCTGGCCTGGGCCGCCTACCTAAAAGATTGGCCCGGTCCTGCCGAGGGGGAAAAGCCATCGGCTTATATAATAATTCTGGGCGACACCGGCATCAGCAATAATTTCGGGGTGGATTCCGGCATAGCCGCTCAGAGTATTCTCCTTGGCGCCGCTCAAATAGGGCTGGGCGGTTGTATTCTTGCCTCCATACAGCGCAACAAGCTGCGCGAAGCACTCGGCATTCCTGAACTTTATGAAATATTATTGGTTATCGCCATTGGCAAACCAAAAGAAACCGTCGTTTTGGAAACGGTTCAAGACGGTAACATAAGATACTGGCGGGACTCGGAAGGCCGGCATCATGTCCCCAAACGCCCGCTTAAAGAAATTATTTTAAATCACGATTAAACTTAAGTATTTTGGCCGGACCGGTGTTTTTAGATAACCTGGCAGGCAGCTGCACAATAACTACCGCCGAAACTACCAGCACCGCGCCCAGTGCTTGAACCGGATCGAGCACCTGCTTTAAAAAAACGTATGCTAAAAAAACAGCGACAACCGGTTCCAAAGTGGCGATAATACTGGCCCGGCCGGCTTCAACATGTTTCAAGGCCGCGTTATAACATAAATAAGCCAATAACGTCGGCACTATACCGATATACAAAAGATAAAACCAGGCGGTGCTTTCATAGTGACCGGCAAACACTTCAGCGGGAAAATGTAAAAATGATAAAAATATTAAGCTAATCCCCTGGGTATACACAATCACCGTCCAAGGATGGACGCTGGCTGAAGCCATTTTGCCGAATATTGAATACATAGCATAGCAGAAGCCCGCCAGTAAGCCCATTAAAATACCCGGCAAATTTAATTTCAGGTTATTTATATCATATCCTTTAACAACTAAAAAACACCCTGTAGTTGTCAATAAAATACAAAATATTTTTCTTAAGTCAATATTTTCTTTAAAAACAAGCCTGGAAATGACCACTACCATGGCGGGAGCCGTATACAGCAATATGGCCGCCATTGCCATACCGGTTTTATCAATAGCATTAAAATAAGCATAGTAAAACATAGTCACACCAATCACGCCGTATAAAAAAAGCAGAGGCAGTTTATGCAGTTCAATTTTAAGGCGTGGCCGGTTAAAAACCAGGCAAATTACAAACATACCGAGAAAACATATCGCTGCCCTGAACCAAATCACCTGCTCGGGCGCAAGGCCGAGGGCAAACAGTTTTTCCCCCGGTATGCCTATACTGCCCCAAGCCGTTGCCGCCAGTAAAATCAGCGGATATGACAACCTCATACACACACCTCCAATTCCAGCCGGGCCTCCTATCAAAAATACACACCATCCATTATTCTAACAGATTGGTACAGCGCATTGTACTCTAACAATTCAACAGTATTGCAATAAAAAGGCAACAACCCGCGCCCTCCGCACTTTTCCATGGCAAGCAGGATAACCTGATTTCTTAACTACCATTTGGCTGCAATTATATAGGAAAATAATTAAGGAAGCAAAAGAGCCATGCCCCTGCTTCCTCTGTACGCAAGATTATCCAAAGGCTTACTTCCCGCCTCTAAAACGGTATACCGTGCTTTAGGTACCGCCATAAAAATACCAGGGCCACGGCAGCGGCCCGCCTGGTTATCGCTTCCCGCTCGCCGCTCCATAACACCTTTTTCAACATTAAGCGGCCGTTGCAATCCGCGGCTATATATAAATTGTATTCCTGTACCGCAGCATCGGCCTTCTCGCCCGGCTCCACAGCTACAGCCATCCCAATATCGGCGCCAAACTGTTTTCCCACCAGGGAGGCTATGCGCCCGGCCCTTGCCTCGGCCTTTTGCGGTATATCGCCCGACATCAGGCAGGCTTTTTCCTGCAGCCGCCGGTAGTCCCTGGCAATCAGCCCGGCTATAAAGGTATATTCCGCACCATCGGCAAAAGATAGTTTATATGCCAGCTGCCCGCCGGTAAAGTTCTCCGCCACCGCAACCGTTTTGCCCTGCTCAAGCAAAATCCGGGTCACCGCCCCGGGCAAAGTCTCATCATCAACGCCAAATATATAAGAGCCCAAGCGTTCCCTGATTTCGCTTTCCATATTGTCAATCATTTCCTCCGCAAGACTTGCCTGGCGCGCCTTGGCAGTGATGCGCAGGTGCACTTCGGAAAACTTGGCCGTGGGGGCTACGGTTGGATTGGCACTTTTTAATAAGTCGCTTAGCTTATCATCCAGCAACGACTCGCCAATACCGCAGAATTTAAGCACCCTGGATTTTATGATCCCCACTTCGTCCGCCAGCTTACCTCGCAAATAAGGGATGATTTGATCCCTTATCATCATATTGAACTCTATGGGAGGGCCCGGCACCAGTATGTATGTCTTGCCGGCCTGTTCCAGTATAATACCCGGAGCGGTACCGATGGGATTGTCTACAGCCCAACCGCCTGCGGGCACCAGCGCCTGCTTTAGATTATTTGACGTAACGGGTATGCCGCGCCGGTCAAAATAACGCCTGACCACTTTCAAGGCCTGATCATCCTGCACGAGATCCAACCGCAATGCCCCGGCCAATGCTTCACGGCTGATATCGTCTTCAGTCGGCCCCAGTCCGCCGCCAACGATAATCAAGTCGGCACGCCCGGCCGCCTGCTTAATAGCCGCGGCACAGCGCTGCAGATTATCACCCACGGTAACCTGGTAATATAAATTTACGCCCAGCGCGGACAACTCTTGTTGAATCAACTGCGCGTTTGTATTTACTATCTGACCGAGCAGGAGTTCCGTACCGGTAAAAATAATTTCACATATCATTTATATGCCCCCTTGAACTTGAAACCACTTCTTCACTAAAACAAGGATAACTGTTTATATTCACCCAATCTATCCAGCACCTCGGGATCATGATCTTTAAAATAAGCTTTTTTTAATTCTTTCTCTTTAGTCATAATTAATTTATCGCTGCCTTCCGCCCGGCGCAGGCGGCAGCTGTACACCACGGGAAAATAATTGCGAATAAAACTGCCGTCGGTATGAGCGGTCAGCGCTATTATTTGAAAGCCCAGCTGTTCGGCAACAAAGAATACCGGCTCCAGCACATGATCGCTTGAAGCTTTACCGAACGGGTTGTCTACAATAACGCTGCTGAAGCGTTTAACGTTCTGATTTATGTGCTGCCGCTTTTCCGCCAGGTAATTCAAAATACCTAAAAACAAAGTCATATACTTACTCCATTTTTCTCCCCCGCTCCAGCGATTGGATTCCTCCCAGGAGTAAAGCCCTCCGCTTACTTTCCCGTCATTGCTTACCTTGCGGCATTTGACTTTAATTGTTTCATTTTTCATAACCGCCCGCAGCAGTTGTTTTGATTGAAGCCATTTTTCAATGGCTTTGCGCACTTTAGCCTCATCCTCATGGCCGGACTCATCTTTAAATCGGCCGTCCTCCAGTTCCCCCAACATCCAGTATATCTGTCTTCTCAGCTCTTCCTTGCCTTCCTCCTCCTGCCAGCCGGGAACACTGAAAATGTATATCTCCTTCCATTTGTCGTCAACCTTAACCCTGGTCTTTCTTGGTATCTGCTCCAACTCTTCTTTAATTCTCTTTAAGTGTCCATGCAGGTGGGCAATGAATTGCTCCAGCTCAACATTATGATTTCTTAAATCCTTTTCAATAATAACAATAATACTTTGGATTCGTTTTTGCATGCGCCCGTGCCACTCAAGCACCTGGGCATAAGTTTTATTATCTCTTAAACCGGTTTTCACATCTTCCCGCATACGGATATCTTTAACTTCCTGGTTGCAGTATTCTATCAATGTCTGGCGCTGCTCAGCTATTCTTTCCCGCATCTTGCTCACCTTTTGTTCGCCATCGCTCAACCGGCTGAAAAGGCTTTCCAGCATTTCCTCGCGCCGGTAAGCATAATTGGCCGTAATCTCTCCTTCCAGAACAGCAGCTTCAATATCTTCGGATAAGAATCCAAAATGCTGGTTTTTGCCCCAGAGCAGGTTATAAGCCTCTGATAATGCGGCAGCTTCCTTTTGTAAATTTGTTTGCTCAACATTTAATTCATTTTCCCGCTCCAGCAATTCCTTTTCTTCTTCCTGCAAGCTCTCCAGCACCATACTTAACGGATCATGAAAAAGGTCAATAGGATGGGGGTAAAAATCTCTTTTAAAATCACCCGTGCGGGATTCCAACACGGCTTTTTGGGCATTAAGATCTTTTTCCAGTCTGGTATGTTTATCCTTAACCGGCTTTATCCTTTTTCCAATTTCTTTTCTCTGGCCGGCCAGTTCTAAAAGTTCTTCGTTGCCATACAAGGGAAATTCAATGGCCAGATCAACATCATCCCGGGCGTTAGCTTGTTTGCGCTCCAACTCACGCTGCCGGTCGGCCAAATCCCGGCTGCATCTCCCTATATTATCCTGGATACTTTCCCTGCTGCTTTGTTCCTTGCGCAATTGAGCTTCAATGTTTCTTTTGCGCTCTTTTAGGGTAGTTAAGAGAGCCTGTGAAAAAATAGGCTCCAGGTTATGGATATGCTGAATATTTTTATATTCCTCGTCATTTTGCAATAACATCAGCTGATTTTTTATATTCCCGGTACCTGATTCAAATTCCTTAATGACCTTGAGCCGCAGCTGATAGTCATTGTTTAGTTTTTCTTGTTTTGTCCGGTTGCGCTGCTGTTCTTGCAGCCAACTATGCTTTTCTTTGCGGGCATCTTCCCAAACGGATTTTTGTTCCAGATAATCTCCGGCATATGCCAGCCTGCGCTCAACATCATTTTTGCTTCTCTCCGCGTCCCGCAGGCGCTTCTGATACAGCTCCCTTTCTTCATCTACTTGGACCAGCCGGCTTTCGGCCTGCCGCAATGCATTTTTAATTTTTTCTTGCCGCTCAACCAAAGTTATTTGCTGCTTCTTCAGCTCCTCGAAATGATCAAAGGGATATTGGCGGTAAAATTCAAGCATATTAGCCAGCAATATACTCCAGCTGTTATAAGCTGCTTCGCATTGCTCCCGCTGCTGTTTAATATCCTCCGCTTCACTTTGCAGCTTTTCTTTCCAGGCCGCAAATTTATCTTTATATACATTTTGCTTCCAGTCCCGCGGCTCAACAATCGTTAAATCCGTTTCCAGGCCATCTAAATAAGACCGCGCTTGTCTTGATGACAGAACAATTACCGGGTGGGTAAATCTTCTCCGCTGCAGTTCCAGCTTCTTAACCAGCTTTTCCGTGTCCTCTTCCGAAGTAATTAAGGCCATGGGCCAAAGCAAGAATGAATCGCCGGCCATAGCATCCCGGCGGGCGGCATAAGCCCGTTCAATAAATGTGGAACCCAGCTCCAAGTAAGGAAATTGGGATTGCCAGCCTTGAACAAGCTTTTCCAACAGCGGATCGGCGGTAAAGGTTTCACAGTCGTTATAGTCGTCGATAAACCGGTAGGCTAGGCGCTCTTTGTTCAATAAAGCTTGTTTTTCTTTATTTAAGTAAATTACCTTTTCTTCAATCTGAGCTTTTATGGAGGCTTCATCTGTATACAGAGAGTTATAACGGGCAAACTCAGGGTTTTGCAGCAAGAGCTGTTCTTTTAGTCGTTTTTCAGCGGTTTCAATACTTCGGATCGCCTGGCCGACCTTGGTTACCCTTTCTAAAACTTCGTCTTTTTCGCTACGAGTTTGTTTGATCAGCTGTCCTAAGTTATCCTTTTCACCGGCCAGCTCGTTTAACTTTTTATGAAAATCCCATTGATTTTTTTCAAGTTCTTCCGCTTTCTTTTCCAATTGCGGTATAACAGCTTCCACCTGTTCTTTGTCAGGGTTAATTAAAATCTGCCTTCTCAAATTGGTCATCTGCCTGACGGCGGAATTAATCCCCCCATCCAAAGCAGCTATCTTACCGGTAATTTCATTCTCTTGTTTATTAAGCTGTCTTAATTCTTTCTCCAGCTTGTCTTTAATCTCTTCATAATACGTCAATTGTTCCCGCCGGGCGTTTAACTCGGCTTCAATTTTTTGTTCATTCGCAACAAAGTAACCTTTTAACTCTTGCCGGACCCGGGTCAGTTCCTTTTCCAATTCAACTGCCCCGGGGCTTTGTTCCAACTGCCGCAGCTGCTTTTCCAACTCCGCCTTACGTTCTTCATAACCTTTAATTTTTTGTCTGATAAGCGCCATCTCCAGGGACTGGCAGCGCCGTTCAATTTCCGTTAATTTATTATCGTACTCCAGGTATTGCTCCCGAACAACCAAATAAGCAGCCTCAACCTGCCCGTATTCCTCTTCCAGCTTTCTAATTTCATATGACTTCCATTTCCGTTTGGACATCTCTTGATTTTCTTTTAATTCGGCGTATTTATCCTCCAGGTTTTGCCGCTGTCTTTCATTCTCTTCCTTATCGGTTAATGTCAGCTCATAAAAAGACTTCGCCTTTTGCATATCCCGCAGCCATTTTTGTTCTTCATGGTAAAGGCTGTCATATTGCTCAACATAACCGTTCACGCGCTCTTCAATACTCTTATTTTCCTCAAGTTGTTTTTGCAGCCGCTTATGTTCTCTAAAATGCGCACGCTGTTTATCAAAAAGCTCGGCAAAATCCTTTGCGCCATTGCCCGCCAGCGCTTCTTCAACAGTGGGAATCAATAGCTGATCAACCAGCTGGGTTGTGGTCTTGCACCCTTCGAAAAAGCCTTCCACTTCCCCTTCCGCCCCATTAATATCCACAATTTTTTTCCACTGGGAAGGGATAATTTTTAAATTATTTTCCATATATTGATGATAGGCTGAAATTGTTGGAAAGGTTTGAGCCAACATTGATTTTTTAGTCATTTCATGATAGTAATCCTGCATTTCCCCGAAGGCCGCCGGACGCTTGGCGCCGTTTTTTCCCGGGCGCACAAAGGGGAGATCCTCAATGGCATTGGAGTCGCCGGCCTCGTATTCATAAATATAGCGATAAGAATGAAGTTCATCGTTTTTCAAAAACAGGGTGACCGCCGTTAAGGCATAGCGCCGGGGATGTTCATTGATGATCCATTCAATAGCCACATGGGCACTTACACCATGCAGCAGCAAGGTGTCTTTTATCTTGCGTTCAGCCAGATCCTGATGCGGCAGTACCGCTTGAATTGCCGCCTGGATAAAAACTGTTTTACCGCCGCCATTCTCCAATAAAATTATGCCATTGTATCCGTCAAACAAAAAAATATCATCATTATACCTTTTTGCCCCACCTTCATAAATTATGTTTGTAAATCTAATCTTAGAGATTGCCGGCAACTTTAAGCTTCCCCTTTCTTTTCCTCAAGTTGGTACATGAACTCCAAAATACCACGGTTATATTCCATTTCCATGTAATAACGCTGAATAATAGTTTTGGCCTTTTCCGATAATTCAAGCTCATGATTACCAATATCCTGAATAAGTTCCTGAACCTCAAGAAATCGTTTTACACTGTCCAGAAAGCCCAGGCGGCTGTTTGTACGCTTATCCTGAGATTTAGCGGTTTCCTTTAAGTCGTCCAGCGCATCCCACTTTTCCAAAATGGCACACCAATTAAACTTATATTCCTTTTCCGCATCCTTCAGCATTTCCGGGTCATGCTCTTTTAACGCTTGCAGGCGTTCATCCAGCAGTTTCAGCCATTCACTCATGGAGATAAAATCTATTGTCGGTTCTACCGTTTGATAACTATTATAAAACGCTCCAAATAAAACAATGATTGACACATACATTAAATAAATGTCGTTGTTTGTAGAGCCGGCCTTTAAATAAGTCCGTTTTAACGTTTCATTCTTAATATGATGCGGAGAGCTTAAGGCCAGCGGCACGAAATAAAGATTATCCCCGGCTGATATAATCGCGCAGTCAACCTCCCGGGCAAACTGATCGACCAAACCCCTGACCTGATCATCACTAAAATACAGTCTGAGTTCATCTTCGCTTCCTTTACCCGCCATACTTAGCCTGGCAAATAAACGAAAAGCCTGCATAATTTGTTCTTGTTCATACAGCATAATTTTTACCGCCCCAGACAAAAAATAAAATTTTGAATCTCATAGCGCTCGTTGACGCTCACAATTTCCGGCAGTTCCTCAACGGTTATTTTCCGTGCCTTTGCACCAAATACTTGCTGTGCGCCGGCAAATGGGGCGACTTGCTCATCATGGCTGAATTTAGCTATGTTTAAAGGAGAATTTTGGTGCAGCAATAGCCAAAAATCATAAAACGATCTGTGATCCAGCATGTCAGCCCGCCCACATATTTTTAACTGCTCAACCATTTGCCGGAGCGTAAACTCAACCGGTTCCTTAAACAGTCGGTTAATTAACTCCATTATTTGGGTAAAGTTTTGCTTTTGTATTTTTTGTTCCAATAACCTCTGCTCCTCCGAAGAAATAGACAAAAATTCTCCGTCGTCATTTAAGGGGTCATCTCCCCCGATATACTGAGGCGCAAATACCGTTAACGGAGACCATCCCCGGTGTTGTTCCAGCGATAAGAAAGGCTCCACCAGCACACGGGCAGTCTTAACAGGCAGTGGAACAGTAATCAGCTTGGATACGATTTCCTGGTCAAAATTAAATGAATTCACGGCCACAAAATATAAAGACTCCCGGGCGGCCTTTAAAACAGTGGTATTTAATTCTATGGATTTTTTCAGCAGAAGACTGTGTTGGTGGTGAACTTCACCCAGCTCGCCGTCAATTTTTAAAATAAGCTCATAAGCTCTTTGATCCCGGCGGTCTGTCTTCTCATAACCCAGCCGGTCCCTGGTTTCATGCACGAAGGCCAGCAGCTCTTCGAACTCTTCATTCTCGCGCCTCAGCCGCTGATGCACATCTTGTATCGTTTGCTCATAACGCTGGTAAGACTCATCAGAGATAATATTGCGCTGAATTTCCTGCTTTACTTTTCTCATTCGTTCCTGCAGCTGTTCCACGTTCATGCGCATCTCTTCAATTTGTCTTAAGGCTCCCACAAACTCCCCTTTTTCCAGCTGCTTACGCAAAAGCAGCTGGTTAATGGATAATTGAAACTCGCTGAAAAATTCTTTAGTGGCAAAAACAAGCTCCAACCCATGCTCGTCCAAGACATAATATTGGCTGTACGTTTCCAGGTCATGTTTGGCGGCCTTTAAATAAGAGTACGAGGCTTGCTCCATTTGACGGGTTTCCCAATTATAAAAAATATGCGTGGATCTTTTCCCCAGAGGCGGCCGAAAAGTTTCAATAATTAAACGGGCTAAATTTTCATAACCGGACGCATCAAGCGTTATAACATCGCCTGCGAGACCGGCCAGATATCTGGCGAGTTCACGAACGCCGGCTTTTTTTCTCATTAACATATGTTCAAAGAAAAAAAGCAGGGTCAGCATGCCCAGGCCATAATAGTCAATGGGCTCGCCGCTTTTATCTTTGCCGGTTTTATTCTTAAGCTTATAAAGCGGTTCGAATAAGCCGATGCGATGCATACGCTCATGGTATCCCGATGTAATTCCTTTTAGCTGGCCGTCCATGTGCTATTTCTCCATATTTCCTGAAGTTCGTTCTTGTTTAACGCTTCCTGGGGATAATAGCGGCCTGCGGATAAGAGGCCGGTTATCATTTGCTGTTCCGCCCGGTTAAAATGGGCCGTAAACTGTTCCAATGCCTGGCGATCCAGGCGCTGGTTTTGTTTGCCCAATTCCGCCCGCTTGGTCAAAAGCGCCCGATAGAAGGTAACGGCAGGCTTAAGCTTGACTTTGTTATTTATAGACCACCAGATACGAATGCCCTCGGCATCCAAGTCACCAAAATAATAAATAATGTGCGCACATTCCGAAAGATTCAGCTGCTTTGGCAAATGGGCCAGATTGGCCACCGCTTTCCAGCCTTCCCCATAAACCAGTGAGGTAAACTGTGTTTTGCAAAGCATATCGGCTAAAGCATAATAGGTGGTTTTGTTTTCCACAACCAAATGCAGATGTAATGGTGCGGCAAACTTATCAGGTGCTACGGAAAACATGAGCGGATCAGGGGTTACTTCTATTTTTAACTGTTCCAGAACACCCAACCGCTCCAGAACTTTCATCCCCCCCGCCTCCAGCCATTTTTCATCGGCCACCAGCTCATAAGAACGCTGCGGCATGGAAGCAGGCAGCTGAGGAATACCGTTATTTTCTAAATAAGCATCAAGTTTTTTAATGTATACTAAATCCTTATGCCATTCTTTTTCATTTAGCTTGTAGTAGCGATCCAAACTCATTAACGGGTGGACTGTCAACTGCCACTGTTTGATTTCTTGCTGATGAGATCTTAAGGCATCTTTCTTGATGGCGTATTTATTGGCTAAGGAAGGCTTTTTATAATTTTCGCCCGCTGAATCTATCTTCTTTAATACTCCCTGTCCTTCCAGAGTGAGTATTGTTTCAGCAAATTGTTCATAAGTTGTTGAACCGGGGCAGGCTTGTTCAAGCTTACCCAAGGTAATAAATGAATTTTTATACGCCTTTAAATAACTGAGTATTTCTTGCCGGAGCATGTTCAACACCTTTCATTGAAAACATGGATGGAACACGGATACTGTTTTCATGTTCCTATGTACTAAATCTCTTATATTTTATCATATTAAAAAAAACAAAGGGAGCAATAGATTCGACCCTATTGCTCCCCTTTATGCTCCCTAAAAAATCTCCTTTATGGCCTCTATTAAACTATTTTCATTGGGCATATAAAAATCCTCCAAAGGTTTACTGAAAGGTACGGGTATATCCGGAGCGGTTACACGTTTCACCGGGGCCTTTAACGCATCAAAAGCTTTTTCCGCCGCCAGCGCGGCAATCTCACCGCCAAAGCCGCCGGTGCGAGTGGCCTCGTGCAGCACCACCAACCGGCCGGTTTTTCTCACCGACTCCAGTATAGCGGCTTCATCCAGGGGTACCAGAGTCCGCAAATCAACTATCTCCACGCTGATACCCTCCTGCTCCAGCTGTCCCGCAGCTTTAAAAGCCGCACCGAGCATTTTGGACCAGGTAACCACCGTCACATCCCTGCCGGGTTTTTTAACATCCGCCACTCCGATGGGTACTGTGTAATCGCCCTCGGGCACAGGACCGGGGACAAAGTTCAATATCATATCTTCGATAAAAATAACCGGGTTTTCATCTCGGATGGCCGATTTCAGCAAACCTTTGGCATCGGCCGGTGTGCCGGGCATGACCACTTTAAGACCCGGCGTATGGGCCACCCAGGCTTCCAGGTTATGCGAATGCTGACAGCCGGCGCCAATGCCCGCCCCGGTTTTAACCCGCACCACCAGGGGAAACTTACTCTTCCCACCGGATAAATAACGAAGCTTGGCTGCATGATTGACTATTTGGTCCGCGGCAATGGTAAAAAACGGATTAAACATAATTTCCACTACCGGCAGAAGTCCCATAACAGACGCGCCCACAGCCAGACCGGCTATGGCCGCCTCGGATACCGGAGTGTCTTTGACCCTGCGGGGGCCGAATTCCTCCAGCAGCCCGTGGGTAGCCATGCGCGGATCGCTGTGAATACTTATACCTACACCTTCTCCGGCTATGAAGACCCGCTCATCGCGGTTCATTTCTTCGCGCAGGGCCTGGTTTATCGCTTGCCCCAGAGTGAGTTCCTGCATTTTTCATACCTCCCCAATGTATTAAGCATAAACATCTTCCAGAGCTTCCGCCGGATCCGGCCACGGGCTGGCCTCGGCAAACTGCAGGGCTCGCTCTACAATTTGCTCTGTTTCACTTGCCAACTGCCGGTATTCTTGTTCTGTCAGCACTTCTTGTTGCATCAAGGAAGCCTTTAGTTTTTTAATGGGACACTGTTCTTTCCAACGAGCAATTTCATCCTGGGGCTGGTAAAGCTGCTCATCGCTGGTACCGTGACCGCCCCAGCGATAGGTTTTGCACTCAATTAAAACCGGCCCGGCGCCCGACAGGCAATCTTCCCGTGCCTTTTGCACAGCCTCATAAACCGCCAAGGCATCATTGCCGTCCACTATTTC
This genomic interval from Desulfoscipio sp. XC116 contains the following:
- a CDS encoding alpha-ketoacid dehydrogenase subunit beta yields the protein MQELTLGQAINQALREEMNRDERVFIAGEGVGISIHSDPRMATHGLLEEFGPRRVKDTPVSEAAIAGLAVGASVMGLLPVVEIMFNPFFTIAADQIVNHAAKLRYLSGGKSKFPLVVRVKTGAGIGAGCQHSHNLEAWVAHTPGLKVVMPGTPADAKGLLKSAIRDENPVIFIEDMILNFVPGPVPEGDYTVPIGVADVKKPGRDVTVVTWSKMLGAAFKAAGQLEQEGISVEIVDLRTLVPLDEAAILESVRKTGRLVVLHEATRTGGFGGEIAALAAEKAFDALKAPVKRVTAPDIPVPFSKPLEDFYMPNENSLIEAIKEIF
- a CDS encoding Wadjet anti-phage system protein JetD domain-containing protein; translated protein: MLRQEILSYLKAYKNSFITLGKLEQACPGSTTYEQFAETILTLEGQGVLKKIDSAGENYKKPSLANKYAIKKDALRSHQQEIKQWQLTVHPLMSLDRYYKLNEKEWHKDLVYIKKLDAYLENNGIPQLPASMPQRSYELVADEKWLEAGGMKVLERLGVLEQLKIEVTPDPLMFSVAPDKFAAPLHLHLVVENKTTYYALADMLCKTQFTSLVYGEGWKAVANLAHLPKQLNLSECAHIIYYFGDLDAEGIRIWWSINNKVKLKPAVTFYRALLTKRAELGKQNQRLDRQALEQFTAHFNRAEQQMITGLLSAGRYYPQEALNKNELQEIWRNSTWTAS